Proteins from a genomic interval of Schaalia odontolytica:
- the msrA gene encoding peptide-methionine (S)-S-oxide reductase MsrA: MRSIFSLAHTGLRVSRHAVLGSSMTEDAGTGQEVIFLAAGCFWGVEKAMWNAPGVVTTATGYMGGHSPNPTYEQVCSHSTGHAETVRVVFDTALTSAADLVQLFFEIHDPTQVGGQGNDIGDQYRSQIWTTTAAQLDDALALRDAYQEVLTERGFGPIQTIISPAPDAHSAARFWYAEDYHQQYLFKNPGGYECHARTGIACPALPRS; encoded by the coding sequence ATGAGATCTATCTTTTCGTTGGCCCATACCGGGCTTCGCGTGTCGCGTCACGCGGTTCTTGGCTCGTCGATGACGGAGGATGCGGGGACTGGCCAGGAGGTCATCTTCCTCGCGGCAGGGTGCTTCTGGGGCGTCGAGAAGGCCATGTGGAACGCTCCCGGGGTCGTGACCACGGCGACCGGCTACATGGGCGGACATTCGCCCAACCCGACGTACGAGCAGGTGTGTTCTCATTCGACGGGGCATGCGGAGACCGTGCGCGTCGTCTTCGATACCGCGCTCACGAGCGCCGCTGACCTGGTCCAGCTCTTCTTTGAGATCCACGACCCGACGCAGGTGGGTGGACAGGGCAACGACATCGGCGACCAGTACCGTTCGCAGATCTGGACGACGACCGCCGCGCAGCTTGACGACGCTCTCGCCCTGCGCGACGCCTACCAGGAGGTGCTCACTGAGCGCGGTTTCGGCCCGATTCAGACGATCATCTCCCCCGCTCCCGATGCCCACTCCGCCGCGCGCTTCTGGTACGCGGAGGACTACCACCAGCAGTATCTGTTCAAGAACCCGGGCGGCTACGAGTGCCACGCGCGCACCGGCATCGCCTGCCCGGCACTGCCACGCTCCTAG
- a CDS encoding FKBP-type peptidyl-prolyl cis-trans isomerase produces MENISVAGEFGRKPALSFDGTPSDELVVEVLHAGDGQQVEAGDTITCHYYGAVFGSDVDFDNSFDRGGALSFQIGVGMVIPGWDEGLVGKRVGDRVLLSIPSSLGYGARGVPQAGIPGGATLVFVTDILGVS; encoded by the coding sequence ATGGAAAACATCTCTGTCGCCGGCGAATTCGGCCGCAAGCCCGCCCTCTCCTTCGACGGCACCCCCTCCGACGAGCTCGTCGTCGAGGTCCTCCACGCGGGCGACGGCCAGCAGGTCGAGGCCGGGGACACGATCACCTGCCACTACTACGGCGCGGTCTTCGGCTCCGACGTGGACTTCGATAATTCCTTCGACCGCGGCGGCGCCCTGTCCTTCCAGATCGGCGTCGGCATGGTCATCCCGGGGTGGGATGAGGGCCTCGTGGGCAAGCGCGTGGGCGACCGCGTCCTGCTGTCCATCCCCTCCTCGCTGGGCTACGGCGCACGCGGCGTCCCGCAGGCGGGCATCCCCGGCGGCGCGACCCTCGTCTTCGTCACCGACATCCTCGGCGTCTCCTGA
- a CDS encoding Bax inhibitor-1/YccA family protein — translation MANPVMNSIVKDWSAQTTTPAGYPAMPGYQPASQQAHNPFGGSTNPYGAPEESGPSGAQAGRAADRGPVYGVPQGAPAGYDDSMASYEAMMNAPAADAVDRGTMTYDDVVVKSLMCFGLLLVGATAGWMTGLVAIGAAMMVALAACAVTLGLALFIQFSKKVRPGAIVAYSLIEGFVLGALSCAFEAMFPGIVVSAVLATLVVIGVTLGAFTMGFVRNSNTLTRVAGIGSVAFFFYYLASLFLSGTGLVDMTAVRNTPIFGIPLGVIIGVLAVFIGVLCLVRDFDAVKVGVANNVPEKYSWLCTFAIMTDVIWIYLEILRILSYLMRRN, via the coding sequence ATGGCCAACCCGGTGATGAACTCCATCGTCAAAGACTGGTCGGCTCAGACCACGACACCTGCGGGCTATCCTGCGATGCCCGGTTACCAGCCCGCGTCCCAGCAGGCTCACAATCCCTTCGGCGGTTCGACGAACCCCTACGGAGCGCCCGAGGAGAGCGGACCCTCCGGCGCGCAGGCCGGTCGGGCGGCTGATCGCGGGCCCGTCTACGGGGTCCCTCAGGGCGCTCCGGCAGGCTACGACGATTCGATGGCCTCGTACGAGGCGATGATGAACGCTCCCGCGGCCGACGCGGTGGATCGCGGAACGATGACGTACGACGACGTCGTGGTCAAGTCCCTCATGTGCTTCGGCCTGCTTCTCGTGGGTGCGACCGCCGGATGGATGACCGGCCTGGTCGCGATTGGCGCGGCGATGATGGTTGCGCTCGCAGCCTGCGCTGTCACTCTCGGACTCGCCCTGTTCATCCAGTTCTCGAAGAAGGTGCGTCCCGGCGCTATCGTCGCCTACTCGCTCATCGAAGGTTTCGTTCTCGGGGCCCTGTCCTGCGCCTTCGAAGCGATGTTCCCGGGCATCGTGGTGAGCGCCGTTCTGGCGACCCTCGTCGTCATCGGCGTGACCCTGGGCGCCTTCACGATGGGCTTTGTACGCAACTCGAACACGCTCACCCGTGTCGCCGGCATCGGCTCTGTCGCCTTCTTCTTCTACTACTTGGCCAGCTTGTTCCTCTCTGGTACCGGCCTCGTGGACATGACGGCGGTGCGCAACACGCCGATCTTCGGTATCCCGCTCGGCGTCATCATCGGCGTTCTCGCGGTTTTCATCGGAGTGCTGTGCCTCGTGCGCGACTTTGATGCCGTCAAGGTCGGCGTCGCCAACAACGTGCCTGAGAAGTACTCGTGGCTGTGCACCTTCGCGATCATGACTGACGTCATCTGGATCTATCTCGAGATCCTCAGGATCCTGTCCTACCTCATGCGCCGCAACTGA
- a CDS encoding Ppx/GppA phosphatase family protein, translating to MTRVAAIDCGTNSIRLLVADGSMGEDGTVHLSDLTRQMRIVRLGQGVDARGYLDPAAIERTVEATVEYQRMIEAAGATRTRFVATSATRDASNSADFVRQIQAVIGVEPEVVVGTEEASLSFNGAVSGLGESVCAPMLVVDIGGGSTELVLGATRVEQAISIDMGAVRVTEKFFSHVDPAGGVPVQDQERAIAWIDEQLDGAEKSVDLARVHSLVGVAGTVTTLTAQALGLTSYQPERIHGARLSAAQFEEAVRFMVDQPTSVKASLGFMPEGREDVIAAGALIWSRIVTRVLARAEAAGHPIEQVVTSEHDILDGIAMAMIRDAG from the coding sequence ATGACCCGCGTAGCTGCCATTGACTGTGGAACCAACTCGATCCGACTCCTTGTCGCCGACGGGAGCATGGGGGAGGATGGGACCGTTCACCTGAGTGATCTGACCCGCCAGATGCGTATCGTGCGCCTGGGGCAGGGGGTGGATGCTCGAGGCTACCTTGACCCGGCGGCGATCGAACGGACCGTCGAGGCCACCGTTGAGTACCAGCGGATGATCGAGGCGGCGGGGGCGACCCGCACTCGCTTCGTCGCGACGTCGGCAACCCGGGACGCGTCCAACAGCGCGGACTTCGTGCGTCAGATCCAGGCCGTCATCGGCGTGGAGCCAGAGGTCGTCGTCGGCACGGAGGAAGCCTCCCTGTCCTTCAACGGCGCGGTGAGCGGCCTGGGCGAGTCCGTGTGCGCCCCGATGCTGGTCGTCGATATCGGCGGTGGGTCGACGGAGCTGGTGCTGGGTGCGACCCGCGTTGAGCAGGCGATTTCGATCGACATGGGCGCCGTGCGTGTCACCGAGAAGTTCTTCTCCCACGTGGATCCGGCAGGCGGAGTGCCCGTTCAGGACCAGGAGCGCGCGATCGCGTGGATCGATGAGCAGCTGGACGGCGCGGAAAAGTCCGTGGACCTGGCGCGCGTGCACTCCCTTGTGGGCGTTGCGGGCACGGTGACCACCCTGACCGCCCAGGCGCTGGGTCTCACGTCGTACCAGCCCGAGCGCATCCACGGCGCGCGCCTGAGCGCGGCACAGTTCGAGGAGGCCGTGCGCTTCATGGTCGATCAGCCGACGTCCGTGAAGGCCTCCCTGGGCTTCATGCCCGAGGGGCGCGAGGACGTCATCGCGGCGGGCGCGCTTATCTGGAGCCGCATCGTCACGCGCGTTCTGGCGCGCGCCGAGGCCGCCGGGCATCCGATCGAGCAGGTCGTCACCTCCGAGCACGACATCCTTGACGGCATCGCGATGGCGATGATCCGTGACGCCGGTTGA
- a CDS encoding DUF501 domain-containing protein: protein MSLAHTTDATDDDLEVLREQLGRVPRGVVGIAARCVCGRPLVVATSPRLPDGTPFPTTFYLTHPAAVKGASTLEAEHVMERLNEDLAADEDLRGAYERAHRAYIEARLTLGEVPEISGVSAGGMPTRVKCLHALVGHSLAVGPGVNPIGDRVLTMLDERGLFSPHRCFC, encoded by the coding sequence ATGAGCCTCGCACACACCACCGACGCCACCGACGATGACCTGGAGGTCCTGCGAGAGCAGCTGGGACGCGTCCCTCGGGGCGTCGTTGGTATCGCCGCACGCTGCGTGTGTGGACGCCCCCTGGTTGTCGCAACCTCCCCGCGTCTTCCCGACGGAACGCCCTTCCCCACGACGTTCTACCTCACCCACCCCGCCGCCGTGAAGGGGGCCTCCACCCTCGAGGCGGAGCACGTCATGGAACGCCTCAACGAGGACCTCGCCGCGGACGAGGACCTGCGCGGCGCCTACGAGCGCGCGCATCGCGCGTATATCGAGGCTCGCCTGACCCTCGGTGAGGTCCCGGAGATTTCCGGGGTGAGCGCCGGGGGAATGCCCACGCGCGTCAAGTGCCTGCATGCCCTGGTCGGGCACTCCCTCGCCGTCGGCCCCGGCGTCAACCCGATCGGTGACCGCGTCCTGACGATGCTTGACGAGCGCGGCCTCTTCTCGCCGCACCGCTGCTTCTGCTGA
- a CDS encoding FtsB family cell division protein, whose translation MASRRPSSRPSRRRRTLSDAPRTTREINAEKSRQRRAAAQAAKLAGGESAPARGAKDQASTDRKKRGVRRGALAADRHVGRDGAAVLSIGGLDISARLVVVLTVAAILAVMLVPSVYQWWQQERELAQIKAQVAEQQEKNAQMQRQLDLWNDPDYISTQARERLGYVRPGETQYTVVDPGAQYQDSALAAAAAPTGPARPWVLQLAILVGKADQPPTSTPVPSAEVSQSGQGTTTGQESAE comes from the coding sequence ATGGCAAGCCGTCGTCCCTCCTCCCGTCCCTCCAGGCGCCGCCGCACCTTGTCCGATGCGCCGCGCACGACGCGAGAGATCAATGCGGAGAAGTCGCGCCAGCGCCGCGCGGCCGCCCAGGCCGCCAAGCTCGCGGGCGGGGAGAGTGCTCCGGCGCGCGGAGCCAAGGACCAGGCGTCGACCGACCGCAAGAAACGAGGAGTGCGGCGGGGCGCCCTGGCAGCGGACAGGCACGTCGGGCGCGACGGCGCCGCTGTCTTGTCTATCGGCGGTCTCGACATCTCGGCGCGCCTCGTCGTCGTCCTCACGGTCGCCGCGATCCTTGCCGTCATGCTTGTTCCCAGCGTCTACCAGTGGTGGCAACAGGAACGTGAGCTGGCGCAGATCAAGGCACAGGTCGCCGAGCAGCAGGAAAAGAACGCCCAGATGCAGCGCCAGCTCGACCTGTGGAACGATCCGGACTACATCTCGACCCAGGCGCGTGAGCGCCTCGGATACGTGCGGCCGGGTGAGACCCAGTACACGGTCGTTGATCCGGGGGCGCAATACCAGGACTCCGCGCTGGCTGCGGCGGCCGCACCCACAGGACCCGCGCGCCCATGGGTGCTCCAGCTCGCTATCCTGGTGGGGAAGGCGGATCAGCCGCCCACCTCGACGCCCGTCCCGTCGGCAGAAGTCAGCCAGTCGGGTCAGGGGACCACAACCGGCCAAGAAAGCGCAGAATGA
- the eno gene encoding phosphopyruvate hydratase, whose product MAVIEGIGAREILDSRGNPTVEVEVVLEDGTAARASVPSGASTGAFEAVERRDGDKGRYLGKGVQDAVDAVVEQIAPELIGEEADDQRYIDQAMIDLDGTPNKGKLGANAILGVSLAVAKAAAKYADLPLYKYLGGPNAHVLPVPMMNILNGGSHADSNVDIQEFMIAPIGAPSFREALRWGAEVYHTLKGVVKDRGLSTGLGDEGGFAPNLDSNAEALDLIVSAIEKAGLKPGEDVALALDVASSEFFKDGLYQFEGEGRSTDFMVDYYEKLISNYPLVSIEDPLSEDEWDAWTALTSEIGGRVQLVGDDLFVTNPARLKKGIELGVANALLVKVNQIGSLTETLDAVEEAHRNGYRTMTSHRSGETEDTTIADLAVATNSGQIKTGAPARSERVAKYNQLLRIEEQLGEAAVYAGRSAFPRFAK is encoded by the coding sequence GTGGCAGTTATTGAAGGCATTGGTGCACGCGAGATCCTCGACTCGCGCGGTAACCCGACCGTTGAGGTTGAGGTCGTCCTCGAGGATGGCACCGCTGCGCGCGCGTCCGTCCCCTCCGGCGCGTCCACCGGCGCGTTCGAGGCCGTCGAGCGTCGCGATGGCGACAAGGGCCGCTACCTCGGCAAGGGCGTTCAGGACGCCGTCGACGCTGTCGTCGAGCAGATCGCCCCCGAGCTCATCGGTGAGGAAGCCGACGACCAGCGTTACATCGACCAGGCCATGATCGACCTGGACGGCACCCCCAATAAGGGCAAGCTTGGCGCGAACGCCATCCTGGGCGTCTCCCTCGCCGTCGCCAAGGCCGCCGCCAAGTACGCGGATCTTCCCCTCTACAAGTACCTGGGCGGCCCCAACGCCCACGTCCTGCCTGTCCCCATGATGAACATCCTCAACGGCGGCTCCCACGCGGATTCCAACGTTGACATTCAGGAGTTCATGATCGCCCCCATCGGCGCACCCTCCTTCCGCGAGGCGCTGCGCTGGGGCGCCGAGGTCTACCACACGCTCAAGGGTGTCGTGAAGGATCGCGGTCTGTCCACCGGCCTGGGCGACGAGGGCGGCTTTGCCCCCAACCTCGACTCCAACGCCGAGGCCCTGGACCTCATCGTCTCCGCCATCGAGAAGGCCGGCCTCAAGCCGGGCGAGGACGTCGCCCTGGCGCTGGATGTCGCCTCCTCCGAGTTCTTCAAGGACGGCCTGTACCAGTTCGAGGGCGAAGGGCGCTCGACCGACTTCATGGTCGACTACTACGAGAAGCTCATCTCGAACTACCCGCTGGTGTCCATCGAGGATCCGCTCTCCGAGGACGAGTGGGACGCGTGGACTGCGCTGACCTCCGAGATCGGTGGCCGCGTCCAGCTGGTCGGCGACGACCTCTTCGTCACCAACCCCGCGCGCCTGAAGAAGGGCATCGAACTGGGTGTCGCGAACGCGCTGCTCGTCAAGGTCAACCAGATTGGCTCCCTGACCGAGACCCTTGACGCCGTCGAGGAAGCGCACCGTAACGGCTACCGTACGATGACCTCGCACCGTTCGGGCGAGACCGAGGACACCACGATTGCCGACCTCGCCGTCGCGACGAACTCCGGCCAGATCAAGACCGGTGCTCCCGCCCGTTCCGAGCGCGTTGCCAAGTACAACCAGCTCCTGCGCATCGAGGAGCAGCTGGGTGAGGCGGCCGTCTACGCCGGCCGCTCCGCCTTCCCTCGCTTCGCCAAGTGA
- the mfd gene encoding transcription-repair coupling factor: MLLTGLLPDISTDPAIETAADSVEAGRSGTIVAPAGIRPPLLARLASGAKSPLVVLTATGRDAESLTNALASWMPGVAMLPAWETLPHERLSPQVDTMARRIAVLRRLVHPVADDASAGPISVLVVPIRAFLQPIIAGLADLEPVRVRAGDVVDLTEMTERLAELGYERVDMVEARGQISVRGGILDVFPPQEPHPLRVELWGDEVDDIRAFSVSDQRTLGEAGDGLWAVPCRELLLTQAVRARAREAASRLPGAAEMLSLAAEGIAAPGIESLAPILVGGMESLLDLLPPACPIVASEPERIRARAADLVATTEEFLAAAWSAAAAGADTPLEASKASFLDFGDLWGSGQHPWWEITALPPADLAGALGQQTNAGAETDGPAPLVVSPTLVRVGARDVRPYRGDFARAGADLTNLARGGWRIVVTTEGPGPGRRIRSILTDASCPAALADDVEARPDAGLVTITTAQAGVGFVAPHLKIAVLTEGDLTGRAGASTRDMRRMPSRRRKGVDPLTLHPGDYIVHDQHGIGRFIELVSRSIGRGDAASTRDYLVIEYAPSKRGQPADRLFVPTDSLDQISKYTGSDEPSLTKMGGADWAKTKARAKKAVNEVAKELIRLYAVRQQTKGHAFGPDTPWQRELEDAFPYVETPDQLVTIDEVKADMEKAVPMDRLLTGDVGYGKTEIAVRAAFKAIQDGYQAAVLVPTTLLVTQHAETFSERYAGFPVRIGTLSRFSTPKETEEVKAGLASGEVDLVIGTHSLLTGTVSFKKLGLVIIDEEQRFGVEHKETLKALRTDVDVLSMSATPIPRTLEMAISGIREMSILQTPPEERQPVLTFVGAYTDAQVSAAIRRELLRDGQVFYVHNRVDSISSVAAHIGELVPEARVRTAHGKMNEHQLEAVIQDFWNHEFDVLVCTTIVETGLDISNANTLIVDRADTFGLSQLHQLRGRVGRGRERAYAYFFYPGDKALTETAHERLKTIAANTELGAGLAVAQRDLEIRGAGNLLGGAQSGHVEGVGFDLYVRMVSDAVAAYRGETPAEKTDVRMDLQVDAHIPDGYIRGERLRLEVYAKIAAIATPEQEADVREELLDRYGPIPPQVDLLFAVARLREVVRRAGISEVVTQGKYLRVSPVELRDSQVMRLKRLHPGTVIKAAVRQVLVPLPLTSRVGGRPLTDAPLLEWVDTLVTKILVPFGA, translated from the coding sequence GTGCTACTCACCGGACTCCTCCCGGACATTTCCACCGACCCCGCGATCGAAACGGCCGCGGACTCCGTCGAAGCCGGACGCTCGGGCACGATCGTCGCCCCTGCGGGTATTCGTCCGCCCCTCCTCGCCCGCCTCGCATCCGGGGCGAAAAGTCCCCTCGTCGTCCTCACCGCCACCGGGCGAGACGCCGAGTCGCTGACCAACGCGCTGGCCTCGTGGATGCCGGGCGTGGCGATGCTGCCAGCCTGGGAGACCCTGCCGCACGAGCGGCTCTCGCCCCAAGTCGACACGATGGCGCGCCGCATCGCCGTCCTGCGCCGCCTCGTCCACCCCGTCGCCGACGACGCGAGCGCGGGTCCCATCTCGGTCCTCGTCGTCCCGATCCGCGCCTTCCTCCAACCGATCATCGCCGGGCTGGCCGACCTCGAACCCGTGCGCGTGCGAGCGGGCGACGTCGTGGACCTCACCGAGATGACGGAGCGCCTCGCCGAGCTGGGCTACGAGCGCGTCGACATGGTGGAGGCGCGCGGTCAGATAAGCGTGCGCGGAGGCATCCTTGACGTCTTCCCCCCGCAAGAACCCCATCCGCTGCGCGTCGAACTGTGGGGCGACGAGGTTGACGACATCCGCGCGTTCTCCGTGTCCGACCAGCGCACCCTCGGCGAGGCGGGCGACGGGCTATGGGCCGTCCCCTGCCGCGAACTCCTGCTGACGCAAGCCGTGCGCGCCCGGGCGCGGGAGGCCGCGAGCCGCCTGCCCGGAGCCGCCGAAATGCTTTCCCTCGCCGCTGAGGGAATAGCCGCGCCCGGCATCGAATCCCTGGCCCCCATCCTCGTGGGAGGGATGGAATCACTCCTTGACCTCCTGCCCCCGGCGTGCCCCATCGTGGCCTCGGAGCCCGAGCGTATCCGCGCCCGGGCCGCAGACCTGGTGGCCACCACCGAAGAGTTCCTCGCAGCAGCCTGGAGCGCCGCCGCCGCAGGCGCGGACACCCCGCTCGAGGCCTCGAAGGCTTCCTTCCTCGACTTCGGCGACCTGTGGGGAAGCGGACAGCACCCCTGGTGGGAGATCACCGCTCTTCCACCCGCCGACCTGGCCGGCGCGCTCGGGCAACAGACGAACGCAGGGGCCGAGACGGACGGCCCCGCCCCCCTCGTCGTCTCGCCCACCCTCGTGCGCGTTGGCGCGCGCGACGTGCGCCCCTACCGCGGCGACTTCGCCCGCGCTGGCGCAGACCTGACGAACCTGGCCCGAGGCGGCTGGCGCATCGTCGTCACGACCGAAGGCCCCGGACCCGGACGACGCATCCGCTCCATTCTCACCGACGCCTCGTGTCCGGCCGCGCTCGCGGACGACGTCGAAGCGCGACCCGATGCGGGCCTCGTCACGATTACGACCGCGCAGGCGGGCGTCGGCTTCGTCGCACCCCATCTCAAGATCGCCGTCCTCACCGAAGGTGACCTGACCGGGCGAGCCGGGGCCTCCACGCGCGACATGCGCCGTATGCCCTCGCGGCGCCGCAAGGGCGTTGACCCGCTGACCCTGCACCCGGGCGACTACATCGTCCACGACCAGCACGGCATCGGGCGCTTTATCGAGCTGGTGTCCCGCTCGATCGGGCGCGGGGATGCGGCCTCCACGCGCGACTACCTCGTCATCGAATACGCGCCCTCCAAGCGCGGCCAGCCCGCCGACCGGCTCTTCGTGCCCACCGACTCCCTGGACCAGATTTCGAAGTACACCGGATCCGACGAGCCCTCCCTCACGAAGATGGGCGGCGCCGACTGGGCCAAGACCAAGGCCCGCGCCAAGAAGGCCGTGAACGAGGTCGCCAAGGAACTCATTCGCCTCTACGCCGTGCGCCAGCAGACCAAGGGACACGCCTTCGGCCCCGACACGCCCTGGCAGCGCGAACTCGAGGATGCCTTCCCCTACGTCGAGACCCCCGACCAGCTCGTCACCATCGACGAGGTCAAGGCCGACATGGAGAAGGCCGTGCCGATGGACCGGCTGCTCACCGGCGACGTCGGCTACGGCAAGACCGAAATCGCCGTGCGCGCCGCCTTCAAGGCCATCCAAGACGGCTACCAAGCCGCCGTGCTCGTGCCCACCACCCTCCTCGTGACCCAGCACGCCGAGACATTCTCCGAGCGCTACGCGGGCTTCCCCGTCCGCATCGGCACCCTCTCGCGCTTCTCGACGCCGAAGGAAACCGAGGAGGTCAAAGCGGGGCTGGCCTCGGGCGAGGTCGACCTCGTCATCGGTACCCACTCCCTGCTGACGGGAACGGTCTCCTTCAAGAAACTCGGCCTGGTCATCATCGACGAGGAGCAGCGCTTCGGCGTCGAACACAAGGAAACCCTCAAGGCCCTGCGCACGGACGTTGATGTCCTGTCCATGTCGGCCACCCCCATTCCCCGCACCCTCGAGATGGCAATCTCCGGCATCCGCGAGATGTCGATCCTGCAGACCCCGCCCGAGGAGCGTCAGCCCGTCCTGACCTTCGTGGGCGCCTACACGGACGCCCAGGTCAGCGCTGCGATCCGCCGCGAACTCCTGCGCGACGGACAGGTCTTCTACGTGCACAATCGCGTCGACTCCATCTCCTCCGTCGCCGCTCACATCGGCGAGCTGGTGCCCGAGGCCCGGGTACGCACCGCCCACGGCAAGATGAACGAGCACCAGCTGGAGGCCGTCATCCAGGACTTCTGGAACCACGAGTTCGACGTCCTGGTATGCACCACCATCGTCGAAACTGGGCTGGACATCTCCAACGCGAACACGCTCATCGTCGACCGAGCCGATACCTTCGGTCTCTCGCAGCTCCACCAGCTGCGCGGGCGCGTCGGGAGAGGCCGAGAACGCGCCTACGCCTACTTCTTCTACCCCGGCGACAAGGCCCTCACCGAGACCGCGCACGAGCGCCTCAAGACCATCGCCGCGAACACCGAGCTGGGCGCAGGCCTGGCCGTCGCGCAACGCGACCTGGAGATCCGCGGCGCCGGTAACCTCCTGGGTGGCGCCCAATCCGGGCACGTCGAGGGCGTCGGCTTCGATCTCTACGTGCGAATGGTCTCCGACGCCGTGGCCGCCTACCGCGGGGAGACGCCCGCCGAAAAGACGGACGTGCGCATGGATCTGCAGGTCGATGCCCACATTCCCGACGGATACATCCGAGGAGAACGCCTGCGCCTGGAGGTCTACGCCAAGATCGCGGCCATTGCCACCCCCGAGCAGGAGGCAGATGTGCGCGAGGAGCTCCTTGATCGCTACGGACCTATCCCGCCCCAGGTCGACCTGCTCTTTGCGGTTGCACGGCTGCGCGAAGTCGTGCGTCGCGCGGGAATCTCCGAGGTCGTGACGCAGGGCAAGTACCTGCGCGTGAGCCCCGTCGAACTGCGTGATTCCCAGGTCATGCGCCTCAAGCGCCTGCACCCCGGGACCGTCATCAAGGCAGCCGTGCGCCAGGTGCTGGTGCCGCTTCCCCTCACCTCGCGCGTGGGAGGAAGGCCCCTCACCGACGCGCCTCTCCTGGAGTGGGTGGACACGCTCGTGACCAAGATTCTCGTGCCTTTTGGCGCGTAG